A portion of the Micromonospora vinacea genome contains these proteins:
- a CDS encoding ABC transporter ATP-binding protein, translated as MIPPALEIRGLVKTFAAHRAVDGIDLTVHPGTFHGIVGPNGAGKSTTIGMAVGLVTPDAGQIQILGHDALRDRGLTRALTGVLPDGLDFPERLTGAELLRYSAGLRGLPRAAATDRAAELIDVLGLTKGAGTPLADCSTGTRKKLGLAQALLHAPRLLVLDEPFEAVDPVSAATIRQVLRRFVAGGGTCVLSTHSMLLVEQMCDEVTVIHRGRVVAAGPVAEVAAGSSLEDRFVELVGAEASGSAGLDWLTGAR; from the coding sequence GTGATCCCCCCGGCACTCGAGATCCGTGGCCTGGTCAAGACCTTCGCGGCGCATCGCGCGGTGGACGGCATCGATCTGACCGTCCACCCCGGCACCTTCCACGGCATCGTCGGGCCCAACGGCGCCGGCAAGTCCACCACCATCGGGATGGCCGTCGGCCTGGTCACTCCGGACGCCGGGCAGATCCAGATCCTCGGCCACGACGCGCTGCGCGACCGCGGCCTGACCCGCGCGCTGACCGGAGTGCTGCCCGACGGCCTCGACTTCCCGGAACGCCTCACCGGCGCCGAACTGCTGCGCTACAGCGCCGGTCTGCGTGGGCTGCCCCGGGCCGCGGCCACCGACCGTGCCGCCGAACTGATCGACGTGCTCGGCCTGACCAAGGGCGCCGGCACACCGCTGGCCGACTGCTCCACCGGCACCCGCAAGAAGCTCGGCCTCGCCCAGGCGCTGCTGCACGCGCCCCGGCTGCTCGTGCTCGACGAACCGTTCGAGGCGGTCGACCCGGTCTCCGCGGCCACCATCCGCCAGGTGCTGCGCCGGTTCGTGGCCGGCGGCGGCACCTGCGTGCTGTCCACCCACTCGATGCTGCTCGTCGAGCAGATGTGCGACGAGGTCACCGTGATCCATCGGGGCCGGGTGGTCGCCGCCGGGCCGGTCGCCGAGGTCGCCGCCGGCAGCAGCCTGGAGGACCGGTTCGTCGAGTTGGTCGGCGCCGAAGCCTCCGGCAGCGCCGGTCTGGACTGGCTGACCGGGGCACGATGA
- a CDS encoding ASCH domain-containing protein: protein MDLDDLPLAEFAFPGPLRDKLVGAILSGAKTSTTGLLAGYERANEPLPEVGQLSAVVDSAGRRVAAIELTDVRVVRLADVDLTHALAEGEGDESVAQWRAGHEAFWHSADVRAELGDPDFTVNDDTLVVTERFRLVHVV from the coding sequence ATGGACCTTGACGATCTTCCGCTTGCCGAGTTCGCGTTTCCGGGGCCGCTGCGCGACAAACTCGTGGGCGCGATCCTGTCCGGGGCGAAGACATCGACGACCGGCCTGCTGGCCGGGTACGAGCGCGCCAACGAGCCGCTGCCCGAGGTGGGCCAACTGTCCGCCGTGGTGGACTCCGCCGGCCGGCGGGTCGCCGCCATCGAGCTGACCGACGTACGGGTGGTCCGGCTCGCCGACGTCGACCTGACACACGCCCTGGCCGAGGGGGAGGGCGACGAGTCGGTGGCGCAGTGGCGTGCGGGACACGAGGCGTTCTGGCACAGCGCCGACGTGCGCGCCGAACTGGGCGACCCGGACTTCACGGTGAACGACGACACCCTGGTGGTGACCGAACGCTTCCGGCTGGTGCACGTCGTCTGA
- a CDS encoding XdhC family protein, with translation MRDIVDGLTTWRAAGVAFAVATVARTWQSAPRQPGAAMAVSVHGEVLGSISGGCVEGAVYELCRTAIRTGAAHTQTYGVSDDDALEVGLTCGGTIQVLVQPSVAMTELDEVLAAIRDGRPVATASVENAQLVIWPDRVAGSLGTPDLDDAVARQATGMLALGVTGTIHLGRQGQQRGDEVAVFVQSYVPPPRMIIFGAIDFAAAMARIGTFLGYHVTVCDARPVFATRARFPDVDDLVVRWPHVYLESTTVDDRTVLCVLTHDPKFDVPLLQVALRTSARYIGAMGSRRAHDDRMRRLREAGVPESALARLCSPIGLDLGARTPEETAVAIAAEITAQTWGGSGRPLSDLATPIHHT, from the coding sequence ATGCGGGACATCGTCGACGGGCTGACGACCTGGCGTGCGGCCGGCGTCGCGTTCGCCGTCGCGACCGTCGCGCGGACCTGGCAGTCCGCGCCCCGGCAACCCGGTGCCGCGATGGCCGTCTCGGTGCACGGTGAGGTGCTGGGCAGCATCTCCGGCGGCTGCGTCGAGGGCGCCGTCTACGAACTCTGCCGGACCGCGATCCGAACCGGCGCGGCACACACCCAGACCTACGGCGTCAGCGACGACGACGCGTTGGAGGTCGGCCTGACCTGCGGTGGCACCATCCAGGTCCTGGTGCAACCGAGCGTCGCGATGACCGAGCTCGACGAGGTCCTCGCCGCGATCCGCGACGGCCGCCCGGTCGCCACCGCGTCGGTCGAGAACGCCCAACTGGTGATCTGGCCCGACCGGGTCGCGGGCAGCCTCGGCACACCCGACCTGGACGACGCGGTGGCCCGGCAGGCGACCGGGATGCTCGCCCTCGGCGTCACCGGCACGATCCACCTGGGTCGGCAGGGGCAGCAGCGCGGCGACGAGGTGGCCGTGTTCGTCCAGTCGTACGTGCCGCCACCCCGGATGATCATCTTTGGTGCGATCGACTTCGCCGCCGCGATGGCCCGGATCGGCACGTTCCTCGGCTACCACGTCACGGTCTGCGACGCCCGCCCGGTGTTCGCCACCCGTGCGCGTTTTCCCGACGTCGACGACCTCGTCGTCCGCTGGCCGCACGTGTACCTGGAGTCGACGACAGTCGACGACCGCACCGTGCTCTGCGTCCTGACCCACGACCCCAAGTTCGACGTGCCGCTCCTCCAGGTCGCCCTCCGCACCTCCGCCCGCTACATCGGCGCGATGGGCAGCCGGCGTGCGCACGACGACCGGATGCGCCGGCTGCGCGAGGCGGGCGTCCCGGAGAGCGCGCTGGCCCGCCTCTGCTCGCCGATCGGGCTGGACCTGGGGGCGCGGACGCCGGAGGAGACGGCCGTGGCGATCGCCGCCGAGATCACCGCCCAGACCTGGGGCGGCTCGGGCCGCCCGCTCAGCGACCTGGCGACCCCGATTCACCACACCTGA
- a CDS encoding FAD binding domain-containing protein, with amino-acid sequence MQVPAPFEYERATSVDHAISLLERLGGTARLIAGGHSLLPMMKLRLANFDYLIDINDLHGELGYVEAGPDEVRIGALTRHRELLESPVLAAAFPIFADAERVIADPVVRNRGTLGGSLCQADPSEDLSAVCTTLDARCVIRGPGGAERVVSMEEFHVGPYETAVADDEILVEIRLPVRPGCGSAYAKVERRAGDWAVVSAGAAVWLDGGAIVDARVGLAAVGPNTTGIPAISAALRGQEPSESLYEQAGTIAADSCDPVTDQRGSAEYKRHLAAELTRRTLRRAVERARS; translated from the coding sequence ATGCAGGTGCCGGCACCGTTCGAGTACGAGCGAGCCACCAGTGTGGACCATGCGATAAGCCTGTTGGAGCGGTTGGGCGGGACGGCCCGCCTGATCGCCGGCGGGCACAGCCTGCTGCCGATGATGAAGCTCCGGCTGGCCAACTTCGACTATCTGATCGACATCAACGACCTGCACGGCGAGTTGGGCTACGTCGAGGCGGGCCCCGACGAGGTCCGCATCGGTGCGCTGACCCGGCATCGGGAGCTGCTCGAATCGCCGGTGCTGGCGGCGGCGTTCCCCATCTTCGCCGACGCCGAACGGGTGATCGCCGACCCGGTGGTGCGCAACCGGGGCACGTTGGGCGGCTCGCTGTGCCAGGCCGACCCGTCCGAGGACCTGTCGGCGGTCTGCACGACGTTGGACGCGCGGTGCGTGATCCGTGGTCCGGGCGGCGCGGAGCGGGTCGTGTCGATGGAGGAGTTCCACGTCGGGCCGTACGAGACGGCCGTCGCGGACGACGAGATCCTGGTCGAGATCCGGCTGCCGGTACGGCCCGGCTGTGGCAGCGCGTACGCCAAGGTCGAGCGCCGGGCCGGCGACTGGGCCGTGGTGTCGGCCGGTGCGGCGGTGTGGCTCGACGGCGGCGCGATCGTCGACGCCCGGGTCGGGCTCGCGGCCGTCGGGCCCAACACCACGGGCATCCCGGCGATCTCGGCGGCGCTGCGCGGGCAGGAACCCTCGGAGAGCCTCTACGAGCAGGCCGGGACGATCGCGGCGGACAGTTGCGACCCGGTGACCGACCAGCGTGGCAGCGCGGAGTACAAGCGGCATCTGGCCGCCGAGCTGACCCGGCGGACCCTGCGCCGGGCCGTCGAACGGGCGAGGAGCTGA